The Flavobacterium sp. N2270 genome contains the following window.
GGCGATGTAAAAGCAATTAGAGCAGTAGCTTCTGCAAATGGCAAAAATCCACTTTGGATAGTTGTACCATGTCATAGAGTAATTGGTTCAGATGGTTCTTTAACAGGTTACGCAGGCGGACTTTGGCGTAAGAAATGGCTTATTGATCATGAAAATCCGCTTAAACAACAAACTCTTTTCTAAAACTCTTTTAAAAATATTCTTTTTTCTTACTTTTATATCACATTCTTAAAATGAAAACATGAAGTTTCTAAAAGGTTTTTTCAAATGGCTCGCCATAGTATTAGTATCTATAATTATCTTAATGTATATTTTCGATGTAGATTACTTACTTCGAGCGGTAAAAACAATTTATTTTAAAGGCTATACCACAGCTTTTTTAGAAGATTATAAAGATTTCCCTAATAGAGCAATTAAAAAGGGAACTGCTCAACCTTGGGCACTAGCCAAAGATTATAATTCAATAGAAGCTACTTCAACTTTAGAAAAAACACATAAAGAACTGCAAACGGCAGCTTTTTTAATTATTCAAAACGATAGTGTTTTTCACGAAAGTTATTTTGATGGTTATAACAAAGATTCAAAATCTAATTCTTTTTCAATGGCAAAAAGTGTGATTACCATGGCACTTGGTAAAGCTATAATGGAAGGAAAAATTAAAAGTTTGGATCAAAAAGTAATCGACTTTATTCCTGAGTTAAAAGGCGAATTTGCAAAAGAAGTTACCGTTGGCGATTTATCTTCAATGGCTTCAGGATTAAATTGGGATGAGCAATATTACAGTCCACTTTCTATTGTTACGCGTGCTTATTTTGATGACGATTTAAAGAAAGTAATGCTTGGTTTAGAAATCAATAAAAAACCAGGACAATCTTTTAAATATTTAAGCGGTGCAACACAATTGTTAGCCATGTGTATTGAAAAAGCAACTGGTGAATATGTTTCAGATTATGTTTCTAAATACTTTTGGCAACCAATGGGAGCAGAAAACGAAGCGCTTTGGCAATTAGATCATGAACCGGATGGAATTGAAAAAGCCTATTGTTGTATTGCAAGTAATGCGCGCGATTTTGCTCGTTTTGGAAAACTGTATTTAAATAATGGAAATTGGAACGGACAACAAATTTTAGACTCAACGTTTATTAAAAAATGCATTACGCCTCGTTTCGCTGAAAGTCCACAATATGGATATGGCTGGTGGTTACATGCTATAAAAGGCAAAGACTTATTTTATATGCGCGGTCATCTAGGTCAGTTTGTAATTGTTATTCCTCAAGATAATTTAATTATTGTTCGTCTAGGGCATTTAAAAGGATTGCAAACAGAAACTGATCCGCACAGCAATGATTTATATGTTTATGTAGAAGAAGCGTATAAGATGTTAGAAAAAAGAAAAACAACTCATTAATTAATTATATGATTGAAAAAATTAACCTTAACAATATTCTATTTTTAGATATTGAAACGGTTCCTGAGTATGATTCATATTTAGGAATGGATGAAGAAACCAAAAAACTTTGGGAAAATAAAACACAATACCAGCGTCGTGATGAGGTTACAGCCGAAGATTTTTATGAACGTGCTGGTATCTGGGCTGAATTTGGGAAAATCATTACTATTTCAGTGGGTTATTTTGTCAATAAAGCAGATGTTAGAAATTTTAGAGTCACTAGTTTTTGGGGTGAAGAAAAGAAAATTCTTCAAGATTTCTCTAATTTATTGAACCAACATTTTAATGGTGCGCAACATGTTTTATGCGGACATAATGCAAAGGAATTTGACATTCCGTTTATTGCCAGAAGAATGATTATCAATTCGGTTGCCTTGCCGGATAAGTTGAATTTATTTGGAAAAAAACCTTGGGAAGTTCCACATTTAGATACTTTAGAATTGTGGAAATTTGGTGATTACAAACATTTTACTTCGCTAAAATTATTAACGAAAGTATTAGGTGTTCCTTCTCCAAAAGGAGATATTGATGGTAGCGAAGTGGCTCGAGTTTTTTATATTGAAAACGATATCGATAGAATTATAACCTACTGCGAAAAAGACGTTATTGCAGTGGCACAAGTTTTTCTCCGTTTTAGAAGAGAAGAGCTTTTAATTGACGATGAAATAATTCATGTATAAATTTCAAAACACTTTGTTTAAAAAATAAATGGCTTAGTGAACTTAGTTTTTATCTTTGTGAACCTAGTGGTTAAAAAATTCAAATTATGGTATTAAGTAGGTTTTGGTTAGCAATTTTTATTTCATCAATTGTCTTTGTGGTAATCAGTTTGTTTTCTGGTACAACATATACTATTGATTATGTGTTGAATGGCGAAAAAGGAAATCCTATTTTAATATCTGAAAAATATATAGATCAAGTTCCTGCTTTTATAAAAGACAGTATCCAACTGAAAGACGATAAAACAATGATTGTTAATCGTAATTTGTCAGATCCTGATACGACGTATGTATACAAAAATCAAACGGTACAAATTTACAGCGGTGTTCAAAAATCGGATGGATTATTGGCAACTTGCAAAAGCAGCTTAGTAGATATAATAATACCGCTTATAGCTTATTTAGCTTTCTTTTGTGGATTGATGGAATTGTTAATTATATCTGGAGTTTCCGGAAAATTAGCCAAAGTTTTGAGTCCAGTTTTTGTAAAAGTATTTCCAAGTATTCCTAAAAATCATCCTTCTATTTCCTATATGACGTTGAATTTTGCGGCCAACTTTTTAGGATTGGATTCTGCTGCAACACCTTTTGGTTTAAAAGCTATGGAAAGTTTGCAAGAGCTCAATGAAGATAAAGATAGAGCTAGTGATGCGCAAATTATGTTTATGTGTTTGCATGCTTCCGGTTTAACGTTAATTGCAACTTCAATTATTGGATATAGAGCAGCGGCCGGTTCTAGTAACCCTGCAGATGTGATGTTGCCTTGTATTATTACTTCATTTATTGGTACCATCGCAGCCTTTATAATTGTGGGAATCAAACAAAAAATCAATTTCAAAAGTGCTTCATTGGCAATTGGCTTAATGACATTAATTGGGGCAATTATTGGCTTATTGATGTATGTAAATCATTTGGATATTATTGGAAAAAATTATTTTACATCTAATCTTTCGGGATTAATATTATTAGCAATAATTGGTTTTACCTTGCTTTATGCGTTCAAAAAAGAGAAATTATTTGCCGAAGCGAATACAACCGTTTTTGATGCTTTTGTAAAAGGTGCAAATAACGGTGTAAAAACTGGCGTTACTATTTTTCCATATGTTTTAGGAATGTTAGCTGCCATTTCATTATTTAGAAATAGCGGATTGTTTGATATTATAAGTAATGGTTTGGCTTTTGTTTTTTCAAATATTGGTGTAAATAAACAAATTGTCGATTCCTTACCAGTTGCTTTATTACGACCTTTTAGTTCTGCAGGTTCAAGGGGATTTTTGATTGATTCGATGAATACTTTTGGAGCCGATTCCTTAACCGGAAGATTGAGCAGTATTTTTCAATGTAGTGCAGAGAGCACTTTTTATGTAATTGCGGTTTATTTTGGCTCTGTGAATATAAAAAATACTCGTTATGCATTAACTACGATGCTTTTAGTAGATTTAATTTGTGTAATTACTGCCATTTTTGTGGCGACTTGGTTTTTTTAAAATATTAATTTATGAGGTTTTTACTATTTTTATTTATTCCTTTTATTAGTTTTTCTCAACTTGATTTTAGTAAAACAAATGAGAAAACAAAAAGGCTTGCGATAAAATATCTTAAAAAAGAAAATATTCCAGCGATGTCGATTAGTATTTCTTATAATGATACTATAATATTTTCTGAAGGATTTGGATTTGCTGATTTAGACAAAAAGACACCTGTCATACCTTCTAAAACAAAGTTTGAAATTGCTAGTATAACAAAAACAATAACCGCTTCAGTTTTAGGCAAACTGTTTGAAAATGGAACTTTAGATTGGGACAAAAGTCCTTATTTATATTTAGATAGTCTTCCTAAAAAACAATATAGTTTTACAATCAAACAAATTGCTGGACACATTGCAGGGTTAATTAGACATCCTAGTGAAGAGGATTGGACACCTGAAAACACTTATTCAAAAAAAGATTTTTACAGAGTTTTTCGTAAAGATTCATTATTAATAAAACCTTACACGAAATTTTGTTACAGTAACTATGGTTATAAGTTACTTGGGTTTATAATAGAAAAAGTTACAAATAAAGATATATTTCAAGTTCAGAATGAATTTATTTTTGAGCCTTTAAAAATGAGTAATACTTTTATTAATGATGGAATATATGATGACAATACTGTTACCTTTTATTCGTCTATAGACGAGAAAAAAGAAAAAGCAAAATATGTTTATAATAATTCAATGTATTCTTCAGGATGTCATTTATCAACTTCAGAAGATTTAATTAAGTTAGGAAATGGGTATTTATTTCCAAATAGAATATTAAAACAAGAAACATTAATAGAGTTAATAAAATCTCAAAAGTTAATTGATGGCCGTAAAACAGATTACGGAATGGGTTTTTTTGCACGTAAGGATGGATATAATAATTTTTATTATGGTCATGGAGGTGGTGCTATTTCTGCTAGAAGTGAACTAAAAATTTATCCTAATTCTAAACTAGTTATTGTTATGTTAGCTAATAAATCAAAAATAAAGGACGATTCTTTAGTTGAAGAAATTGCTAATAATTATATAGAGCTTTTAAAACATTAATGAATAAAATGTAATTAATTTTTTTGATAAACTAGAATTTCACAAATACTTCAATTATCCTTAACTTTACGTTTTTAAAAACAACACACATGGATTTTATATACCAAGACCCGTATCCTATTTTAAAAGACGATACACAATACAAGAAAATTTCTTCAGAATACGTAAAAGTTGAAAAGCTAGGCGACAGAGAAATTTTAACTATTGATCCAAAAGGATTAGAGTTATTATCTGAAGTAGCAATGAACGATGTTTCATTTATGCTTAGAACAAAACATTTAAAAAGTTTAGCAAACATATTAGATGACCCAGAAGCGACCGATAACGATCGTTTTGTGGCGTATAATTTATTACAAAATGCTTCTGTTGCTATTGAAGGCGAATTGCCTTCTTGTCAAGATACAGGAACCGCTATCGTAATGGCTAAAAAAGGAGAAAACGTATTTACAGGCGTAGATGATGCTGAATGGCTTTCAAAAGGGATTTTCAATACCTACGAAAAGAAGAACCTTCGTTATTCTCAAATTGTGCCTATTAGCATGTTTGAAGAAAAGAATTCGGGTTCCAACTTACCTGCACAAATAGATATTTATGCTAAAAAAGGAAGTTCTTACGAATTTTTATTCTTAGCAAAAGGTGGAGGT
Protein-coding sequences here:
- a CDS encoding serine hydrolase domain-containing protein; translated protein: MKFLKGFFKWLAIVLVSIIILMYIFDVDYLLRAVKTIYFKGYTTAFLEDYKDFPNRAIKKGTAQPWALAKDYNSIEATSTLEKTHKELQTAAFLIIQNDSVFHESYFDGYNKDSKSNSFSMAKSVITMALGKAIMEGKIKSLDQKVIDFIPELKGEFAKEVTVGDLSSMASGLNWDEQYYSPLSIVTRAYFDDDLKKVMLGLEINKKPGQSFKYLSGATQLLAMCIEKATGEYVSDYVSKYFWQPMGAENEALWQLDHEPDGIEKAYCCIASNARDFARFGKLYLNNGNWNGQQILDSTFIKKCITPRFAESPQYGYGWWLHAIKGKDLFYMRGHLGQFVIVIPQDNLIIVRLGHLKGLQTETDPHSNDLYVYVEEAYKMLEKRKTTH
- a CDS encoding 3'-5' exonuclease, translated to MIEKINLNNILFLDIETVPEYDSYLGMDEETKKLWENKTQYQRRDEVTAEDFYERAGIWAEFGKIITISVGYFVNKADVRNFRVTSFWGEEKKILQDFSNLLNQHFNGAQHVLCGHNAKEFDIPFIARRMIINSVALPDKLNLFGKKPWEVPHLDTLELWKFGDYKHFTSLKLLTKVLGVPSPKGDIDGSEVARVFYIENDIDRIITYCEKDVIAVAQVFLRFRREELLIDDEIIHV
- a CDS encoding nucleoside recognition domain-containing protein is translated as MVLSRFWLAIFISSIVFVVISLFSGTTYTIDYVLNGEKGNPILISEKYIDQVPAFIKDSIQLKDDKTMIVNRNLSDPDTTYVYKNQTVQIYSGVQKSDGLLATCKSSLVDIIIPLIAYLAFFCGLMELLIISGVSGKLAKVLSPVFVKVFPSIPKNHPSISYMTLNFAANFLGLDSAATPFGLKAMESLQELNEDKDRASDAQIMFMCLHASGLTLIATSIIGYRAAAGSSNPADVMLPCIITSFIGTIAAFIIVGIKQKINFKSASLAIGLMTLIGAIIGLLMYVNHLDIIGKNYFTSNLSGLILLAIIGFTLLYAFKKEKLFAEANTTVFDAFVKGANNGVKTGVTIFPYVLGMLAAISLFRNSGLFDIISNGLAFVFSNIGVNKQIVDSLPVALLRPFSSAGSRGFLIDSMNTFGADSLTGRLSSIFQCSAESTFYVIAVYFGSVNIKNTRYALTTMLLVDLICVITAIFVATWFF
- a CDS encoding serine hydrolase domain-containing protein; the protein is MRFLLFLFIPFISFSQLDFSKTNEKTKRLAIKYLKKENIPAMSISISYNDTIIFSEGFGFADLDKKTPVIPSKTKFEIASITKTITASVLGKLFENGTLDWDKSPYLYLDSLPKKQYSFTIKQIAGHIAGLIRHPSEEDWTPENTYSKKDFYRVFRKDSLLIKPYTKFCYSNYGYKLLGFIIEKVTNKDIFQVQNEFIFEPLKMSNTFINDGIYDDNTVTFYSSIDEKKEKAKYVYNNSMYSSGCHLSTSEDLIKLGNGYLFPNRILKQETLIELIKSQKLIDGRKTDYGMGFFARKDGYNNFYYGHGGGAISARSELKIYPNSKLVIVMLANKSKIKDDSLVEEIANNYIELLKH